The Dromaius novaehollandiae isolate bDroNov1 chromosome 5, bDroNov1.hap1, whole genome shotgun sequence genome window below encodes:
- the LOC112991683 gene encoding olfactory receptor 5J3-like: protein MDEENCTRVTHFTLSGLTEHPHLKPILFALFLGSYVLTLVGNLSIIVLVRVSPQLHTPMYFFLSNLSFLDICYSCTISPQMLLDLSEKHKALSFAGCLTQFYFYAVFATAEIYLLAAMAYDRYVAICSPLLYGVVMSPGLCTRLVVGSYLAGLLNAVVHTSALLQLSFCGPRVINNFYCDGPPLFVLSSTDTWLNEVVMFVFVGFNMTMTNLLIVASYARIAVTIARMRSAAGRRKACSTCASHLAAVIIFYVSAAFNYMQPSSMNSTESKKTASIFYCIIVPMLNPLIYSLRNKEVKHAMINIIRRKMYF, encoded by the coding sequence ATGGATGAGGAGAACTGCACCAGGGTGACCCACTTCACCCTCTCGGGACTCACAGAGCACCCACACCTGAAGCCCATCCTCTTTGCCCTCTTCCTGGGCAGCTACGTGCTGACCCTGGTGGGAAACCTCAGCATCATCGTGCTGGTCAGGGTCAGCCCCCagctccacacccccatgtactttttcctcAGTAACTTGTCCTTCCTAGACATTTGCTATTCCTGCACCATCAGCCCCCAAATGCTGTTGGACCTTTCAGAAAAACACAAGGCCCTTTCTTTTGCTGGCTGCCTCACGCAGTTTTACTTCTACGCTGTTTTTGCCACGGCTGAGATTTACCTTCTGGCTGCCATGGCGTACGACCGCTACGTGGCcatctgcagccccctgctctACGGGGTCGTCATGTCTCCCGGCCTCTGCACGCGCCTGGTTGTTGGGTCCTACCTCGCGGGGCTGCTGAATGCCGTCGTACACACGAGCGCCTTGCTCCAGCTCTCCTTCTGTGGCCCTCGGGTCATCAATAACTTCTACTGTGACGGGCCCCCCTTGTTCGTGCTCTCCTCCACTGACACGTGGCTCAATGAGGTGGTGATGTTTGTGTTCGTGGGCTTCAACATGACCATGACCAACCTGCTCATCGTTGCCTCCTACGCCCGCATTGCGGTGACCATTGCGAGGATGCGCTCTGCTGCAGGCAGGCGCAAAGCCTGCTCCACCTGTGCCTCCCACCTAGCAGCTGTCATCATCTTCTACGTATCTGCCGCTTTCAATTACATGCAACCCAGTTCAATGAACTCAACGGAGAGCAAGAAAACTGCATCCATCTTTTATTGTATTATAGTCCCCATGCTGAATCCCTTGATTTACAGTCTGAGGAACAAGGAAGTGAAGCATGCCATGATCAATATTATCAGGAGGAAAATGTACTTTTGA
- the LOC112991678 gene encoding olfactory receptor 2D2-like, with protein sequence MVRRNRTTVDEFILLGITDIPELQVILFVLFLLIYITTLVGNLGMIVLIRLDSRLHTPMYFFLCHLSLLDLGNSSAVAPKMLVSFFAEKKAISVLGCAAQMYFCAVCVVAECYLLTAMAYDRYVAIYSPLLYRVTMSQKVCVQLAVGSYVIAHVNVIAHVSSVFSLRFCGPNVINHFFCDIPPLLKLSCSSTTLNEHVLFENQSIVTQFIFQGLSSQPRTQTVLFIVFLVFYLFTVVGNTMIITVIRANHQLQSPMYFFLANLSFLDICYVSTNIPQMLVNLLTKRRTISFPGCAAQMYFSLAFGMTECILLAVMAYDRYMAICQPLHYTIVMSRKLCSHMVAASWTSSLLSSMVINSLTLRLPFCGPDTLNHYFCEVPAVLALACADIALMEMVVFTFSILIVFIPFLLIIISYGRILLTILQIQPAHGQSKAFSTCGSHLMVVTIFYGTAICMYMNPKSRSPRDGDKVVAVFYTIVAPMLNPLIYSLRNKDMKCALRRAISRHKSLFI encoded by the exons ATGGTCAGAAGAAACAGGACAACTGTTGATGAGTTCATTCTCTTGGGAATCACAGATATTCCAGAGCTGCAGGTCATTCTTTTTGTGCTGTTCCTTCTGATCTACATCACCACCTTGGTGGGGAATCTGGGCATGATTGTGTTAATCAGGCTCGACTCTCgactccacacccccatgtacttcttcctctgCCATCTCTCTCTGCTAGACTTAGGCAATTCCTCAGCAGTTGCTCCCAAAATGCTGGTGAGcttctttgcagaaaagaaagcCATTTCTGTGCTAGGGTGTGCAGCTCAGATGTACTTCTGTGCAGTGTGCGTAGTCGCTGAGTGCTACCTGCTGACCGCAATGGCCTATGACCGGTACGTGGCCATCTATAGCCCTCTGCTCTACAGGGTCACCATGTCTCAAAAGGTCTGCGTTCAACTGGCTGTGGGATCCTACGTGATAGCCCATGTGAATGTAATAGCGCACGTCAGCTCAGTGTTCAGCTTGCGCTTCTGCGGCCCCAATGTCATCAATCATTTCTTCTGTGACATTCCTCCGCTACTGAAGCTTTCCTGCTCCAGTACCACTCTCAACGAACATGTGCTTTTT GAAAACCAAAGCATAGTGACACAATTCATCTTTCAAGGCCTTTCCAGCCAGCCAAGGACACAGACTGTTCTTTTCATAGTGTTCCTGGTTTTTTATCTGTTCACAGTGGTTGGGAACACCATGATCATTACAGTGATCAGAGCCAATCACCAGCTGCAGTCACCCATGTACTTTTTCCTTGCCAACCTATCTTTCTTAGACATCTGCTATGTCTCCACCAACATCCCGCAGATGCTGGTGAACCTCTTGACCAAGAGGAGGACCATTTCTttccctggctgtgctgctcagaTGTATTTCTCCCTGGCTTTTGGCATGACAGAGTGTATCTTGCTtgcagtcatggcctatgaccggtACATGGCAATATGTCAGCCCTTGCACTACACCATCGTCATGAGCAGGAAGCTTTGCTCTCACATGGTTGCGGCTTCCTGGACCAGCAGCCTGCTGAGCTCCATGGTCATCAACAGCCTCACCCTGAGGCTGCCCTTCTGCGGGCCTGACACCTTGAACCATTACTTCTGCGAAGTGCCAGCCGTGCTGGCCTTGGCCTGTGCCGACATCGCCCTCATGGAGATGGTGGTCTTCACCTTCAGCATCCTCATCGTCTTCATCCCCTTTCTCCTGATCATCATCTCCTATGGCCGAATTCTTTTGACCATTTTGCAGATTCAGCCTGCCCATGGGCAAtccaaagccttctccacctgtggaTCCCACCTGATGGTGGTAACCATATTCTACGGGACAGCCATCTGCATGTACATGAATCCTAAGTCAAGGTCCCCACGGGACGGGGACAAAGTAGTGGCAGTGTTTTACACTATTGTGGCCCCCATGCTGAACCCCCTGATCTACAGCCTCAGGAACAAGGACATGAAGTGTGCTTTGAGAAGGGCAATCAGTAGACACAAATCCCTGTTTATCTGA